The Ruminococcaceae bacterium R-25 genomic interval CCTTCAAACCCCAAGTACTACGACGTTATCGCAGCATTTAAAGCATCTGATACCATCGACTGGAAGCAGGGGCGCGGCATCCTGCGCGGCGACACGGTATTCCTCTATGTCGGCTCTCCCGTGTCTGCGATCCTTTATAAATGCAGGGTCCTTGAGACCGACATCCCCTACGAATATTCGGATAAGAATCTCACGATAACGGCGCTCATGAAGATCAAGCTCTTAAAGCAGTATGAGCCGGATGAGTTTACTTTTGAAAGACTTAATGACGAGTTTAAGATCTTTGCGATAAGGGGTCCCAGAGGCACGACTCCGAGCCTTTCAGCAGCGCTGAACGATTAAGCTTTTTCTTTGCGCAGGCTCAATACTGCGATCGCAGCGAAAACCAGGATGATTCCGACTATCGCAACGAGTCCGACTGTTTCACCCATTACGAAGAACCCGAAAAGCGTTGCCGCCGCAGGCTCTACGGTCGCAAGAACCGCTGCTCTTCCGGCGGTAGTCTTGTTAAGGCCAAGCGTGTAGAGAAGGAACGGGATGACTGCGGTTACGACAGCTGTAAGAAGCACAAATCCGAACAAAGAGAGTTTGTTGTCGACGGCGGATATTTTCGCGATCAGATCGGGCGGATTTGCAACGAATATCGATCCAAAACCTGCGATCAGGAATGTATAGCAGGTGACTGTATAAGGCGAATATTTCTTCAGTGCGAATGTTCCGAAAATGCTGTAAAGACCGTAGCCCAGACCTGAACCCAAACCCACGAGAACGCCGACTACAGTTACTTTTCCGCCGAAGCCCGATACGAGGACGCAGCCTGCAAATGCGAGGACCAGAGCGATGATCTTCTGCAGCGTGATCTTTTCCTTAAGAAAGATTATCGCGAGGACCATTACCCAAATGGGCGAAGTATAAAGAAGGATTGCCGCGGTGGACATTGTCATCAAGCGGATCGCGGTGAAGTAACAGCATGTGAAGAACAGGATGCTCACAAGGCCGAGCGCTAAGAATAACGGGATATCTTTAGGATTAATCTTAAAGCCTTTGCGGTCTTTTATGAGCAGTATGAGCGCGAAAAGGATTCCTGCCGTGACAAGTCTTAAGCATGCTACCTGAATGGACGTAAATCCGAGGTCGTTTAAGTGGCGCACGAAGATTCCCATGCTGCCCCAGAAAAGTCCTGCGATTATTATGAGGATGTCACCTAAGTAGTTTTTTGTCTTGCCCATAGTTACGCATTATAGCACCAAAAGACTCCACGGAACGTGGGTACTTTTACAAATCATGCTGTGTTATTTTGATAGCGGAAAGGAGGCGCAAATGCCATGGATAAATATGTAACCGGAGCAGTGATAAGAAAGCTCCGCGAGAATAAGAAAATGACGCAGGAAGAGCTTGCTGAGAAATTGTTTGTCAGCAGCAAGGCTGTGAGCAAATGGGAGACCGGTCAGGGCTTTCCCGATGTAAGTCTTATAGAGCCTTTGGCAAAGGCGCTGGGAATCTCTGTGATCGAGCTTTTATCGGGCGAAGACATTAAGAATATTAACCGCGCATCGAACATGAACAGATGCAAGTTTTATGTATGCCCTGTGTGTGGAAATGTGATAGAGGCAACAGGCGAAGCGGTAGTCAGCTGCTGCGGGATCACCCTGCCGCCCCTCGAAGCGGAAGCATGTGACGCGGAGCATCAGATTAAGAAAGAAACAGTTGAAGACGAGTACTATGTGACGCTGGACCACCCAATGACAAAGGAACATTACATATCATTTATCGCAGCAGTCTCAGACGACGGTATCCAGCTTAAAAAGCTCTATCCTGAAGGTCCCTGTGAAGCGAGATTCAGGATCAGGGCGGTAAGGAAGATATATGCTTTCTGCAACCGCCACGGGCTGTTTTTGCTTAAGATGTAAGGAATCAATATTGTCCTAAAAACAAAATTGACGACAGTATAAGCAGAAGCTATAATGACCTTAGGAATGAGGCATTACCGTATAGACGGTTATCCTCGAAGTGTTAGTTTATAAGCCGCGACTTCTTGGACGAGGGGCGGCTGTTTTATTGAAAACTTAAGAAAAACTTAAGGGGATTACCCTATTTCTGCACGAGTTTTTTAATTCTCCGGTAGTTATAATATTAGTGAGCTGACTTATGGGGATAGGTCAGCCTCACAATATAGTTTTGGGAGATGATAGGAATGAGAGTTATACCGTATGTTTACATAGCAGCGGTCTATACAGCTATATATCTGCTGGTCCGTGCCGCTGTCAGTATCCGCAATAAGAGGATCGACTGGAAGCGTGAGAGACTTCATATTCTGATGTACATAAATCTTCTTGTCATCATATATTTCACGTTCTCACCGCTGCTCCTTGATCCAGATGCGGTCTTCAACTGCAGGATCAATCTGATCCCGTTTGTGTATCTTTTGGATTACGAGAATGAGGCGCACATGATCTTTAATGTGTTCGGCAATATCCTGATGTTCGTTCCGACGGGAATCATACTGCCTGTGCTTTATAAGCGTCTGGATAATTGCTTCAAGGTTGTGGGAACAGGATTCCTTATGTCCTTGGCCATTGAGATACTTCAGCTGCCGTTTGCAGACAGGACATCTGATGTTGACGACCTCATCATGAACACATTAGGCGTAGCCATAGGTTATGTTCTTTACATGATCGTGCATTATGCAAGGAACCTGGGAAAACAGAAAGCAAGCCTTTCCGGGGGTTCCCGGGCCTGACGGGTGCATAACAGAACACAAATGAGAAAGAGCCATTTCCGACAAGGAAGCGGCTCTTTATATTGTTACGCGTGTGTGTTTTTTATATAATTTTTCACGAACGAAAAGTTTTAAACCGGGAGAGGGATATGAAGAGAAAAGAGAACACAGAACGCCGCAATGAAGTGGAGAAGACACTTCTTGAATTAAGCGCATTGGATCAGAAGGACCTTTTCGCGAAGTATGAGACTGACGAATACGGTCTTGATCCTGTGCAGGCGGCAGACAGACTTGAAGAGTATGGCAGGAACATTATTGATTTCGGTAAGGAAAAGAACCTTGCCGTACGTATTAAGGACGCGATAATTAACCCTTTCAACATCGTGCTCCTCGTAGTTGCGATGATCACATTCGCGACAGATGTTGTGCTCGCGGATGAGCCTTCATTTGCGACATTCATAATGCTCGTAGCGGTAATCATTATCTCCGCGACGATCTCTTTTATTCAGGAAGAGAAATCCAACAACGCAGCCAAGAAACTGCAGGGCATGATCACCACCAAGCTCGATGTTATCCGTAACGATGTCGAGATCGAAGTCGATATCGAAGAGCTCGTTCCGGGCGATATCGTTAAGCTCGCATCAGGCGACATGATCCCCGGTGACGTAAGATTCATCGAGACAAAGGACCTCTTCATCGACCAGTCTCAGCTCACGGGTGAGAGCAACCCCGTAGAGAAGTTTACGACAAGCGATAAGAACGTCGGCGTCACAGACCTTGCAAATATCGGATTCATGGGATCCAACATCGTATCGGGAAGCGCCAAGGCAATTATCCTTTTGACAGGCGGAGATACATATTTCGGAAGCATGGCAAAGAGCCTCAACTCCTATGAGGAGAAGAGCGCATTCGAGCGAAACCTCGATTCCGTAAGCAAGCTCCTTATCCGCTTCATGCTTATAACAGTTCCGGTAATTTTCATTGCCAACTTTATCACCAAGGGCAGGGGAGGCTGGCTCGAATCCCTCATGTTCGGCATCACGATCGCTGTCGGAATCATGCCGGAGATGCTGCCTGTTATCATGAACTCCTCACTTGCAAGGGGCGCTATCAACATGTCCCGCAAGAAGACCATCGTTAAGCGCTTGGGCGCAATCCAGACCTTCGGTGAGATGGACGTCTTCTGTACCGATAAGACCGGTACGCTCACGCAGGACGAGATCATCCTCGAGAAATACATGGACGTTCTTGGCCGTGAGGACAAGCGTATCTTAAGACACGCATTCCTTAACAGCTATTTCCAGACCGGCCTTAAGAACCTCATGGATGTTGCCATCATCAACCGCGCAGACAAGGAAGACCTTGGCTACCTTAAGGAAGCTTATGTAAGAGAAGACGAGATCCCGTTCGACTTTACGCGCCGCAGAATGAGCGTTGTATTAAAGGACAAGAACGGCAAGCGTCAGCTCATCACAAAGGGTGCCGTTGAAGAGATCTTATCGATCTGCTCCTTCATCGAGATCGACGGTGAAGTTAAGGACATTACTGACGAGCTTAAGGCGAATGCGAAAAAGATCGCCGAAGAGAATAACCTTGAAGGCATCCGTGTTATCGCCGTAGCACAGAAGAATAACGTTCACGGCGTTGATGTTTTCGGTGTTCAGGACGAGAGCGAGATGGTACTCATCGGATTCGTAGGATTCCTGGATCCTCCGAAGGAATCTGCAGGCGAAGCCATCAACGCGTTAAGAAAGAACGGCGTTCGTACGATAGTACTTACAGGCGACTCCGAAGGCGTTGCCATCAACATCTGCGGCAGACTCGGCTTCTCAACTGAGATGTCTCTTACGGGTGCCAAGATCGAAGCAATGACTGACGACGAGCTCAAGGAAGCATGCGAAAAGTGCGACATCTTCTCCAAGCTCTCACCTTACCAGAAGCAGCGTGTAGTTAAGATGTTCCAGGTTAACGGACACACCGTAGGCTACATGGGTGACGGCATCAACGACAGCTTGCCCTTAAAGCAGGCAGATATTGGTATCTCCGTTGATAACGCTGTTGATATCGCGAAAGAGGTCGCTGACATTATCCTCCTCGAAAAGGATCTCATGGTATTGGACGAGGGCGTTGTCGAAGGCCGTTCCACTTTTGCGAACATGTCCAAGTACCTCAAGATGTCCGTTTCAGGCAACTTCGGAAACATGTTCTCGGTACTTATCGCGAGCATCTTCTTACCGTTCCTGCCGATGCTTCCTGTACATATCCTCGTGCAGAACCTCTTAAACGACTTCGCTCAGCTCGGTATGCCTTTCGACCACGTCGAATCCAAGTACATCGAGAAGCCAAAGAAATGGGACCTCGGCGGCATCAAGGGCTTCATGGTATCATTTGGCTTGTTGAGTACTGTCCTGGACGTTTTGTGCTTCCTCGTACTGTGGTTCATCTTCGGATACAACAACCCTGAGATGGCAGGCTATTTCCAGTGCGGCTGGTTCATGTTCGGCGTTATCTCACAGACGATGGTAATTCACACGATCAGAACACCGAAGCTCCCGTTCATCGGCGACAGGGCATCGATCCAGCTTACACTCTCGACACTTGCAGTCATTGCAGTTACGCTCGTCATCGGATTTACCGGTGTATCAACGCTTTTCGACCTTCCTACGATGCCTTTAAGCTACGTGCTCTGGCTCGTTATCCTCATGGTCGTTTACATGGTTTTCGCGCAGATCATGAAGGTCATCTACATCAATAGACACAAGGATTGGTATTGATCTATGGGTAAAAAGACAGGTTCCAAATTTAAGAAAGTCATTATCACCATTCTGGTGGTTTTAGTTGCCCTCGTAGCAGTCGTTCTGACCGGAGCGAGGATCTACTTCAGGGCGCCTGTCAGCAGTTACTACAAGGCTTCGGAGAAGGCTTTTGTCATACCGGGGCTTATGGATAACATGACGCCGCAGGGTCTGGATTATGTATCTTCCGCTGACACATATCTTATCTGCGGATATCAGAAGGACGGCTCTCCGTCGCGCATTTACAGGGTTGACGGCACGAGCGGAAAAGACGGCGGTTACGTTATCATGGGCGACGAGAACGGCAATGCAATTAAGCCCCATGCAGGCGGCCTTGCTTCGCACGGTGAATATCTATTCGTAGCAGGCGACGAGGATGCGTGCATTAATGTTTACAACTTGAATGACGTTCTTTCCGCAAAGAGCGGAGATACAGTAAAGAAGCTCGGAAGTTTTTCCACCAAGTTTTTTGGTGACAAGATCAATGTGGCCTGGATCTGTTTTGCCGATGACCGCATGATCGTAGGCGAGTTCTACAGGGATCCGAATTACATGACCGACAAATCCCACTGGATCACGACAAAGACAGGCGAGGAGAACCGTGCAATTGCTTGGGCTTATAAGTTCAGTAATGATGAGGATTCGGTTTTCGGCATCGCTAATAAGCCTTTTGAGATGTATTCGATGCCTGGCCTGGTTCAGGGCATGACGGTCAGGGACGGAAAGATCTGGATCTCCCAGTCTTACGGAACTGCAAAATCCACGATCAGATGCTACGACATTTCCGGCAGTGAACCTGTGTCTTTTATGGCGAAGATATATTCCGGCATAGCCGAAAAGGATATTCTCGTACCCATCTATGCATTTGACAGCTCGACTCAGGTATCTGCATTTGATGCTCCGCCGATGGCAGAAGAGATCATTTTCAAGGACGGCAAGCTTCTCATAATGAGCGAGTCCGCTTCAATGAAATACATCTTCGGCAACTTTACCGGCGGAAGATGGTGCTATGCGACGGACATAGACAAGCTCGTTTAACAGTTTGCTTTAATGAAGTGCATCTTTGAAAACCGCACAGGCGGCAAATTGTGCTATATGACAGAGAAAACGCGTCTGATATAAGAAAAACTTATTCCTGCTGCATTTTACAAAAGTGATATAATTCCACCCTGAAAGCGTTAAAAAGGGAGCTTAAGTTGTGCGCAGTAAAGCGTTTAAGAACATAACGTTATATCTGTTTTGCCTGTTTGCAGCGACATTGTTTACAGCCGTTTTTTCCCAATCAACAACACCGCTCGCAAAGAACAGCTGGGGATTTGATTCGGCATTCTTTATCCTGGTCGGACAGGGAATGACAAAGGGTCTTTTGCCTTACAGGGATTTCTTTGATATGAAGGGACCATATCTTTTTCTTATCGAATATATCGGACAGAAGATCTGTTATGGAAGGACAGGTGCTTTCATAATCCAGTGTTTTAATATTTCTTTTTGCCTTTACATCATAGGCAAAATGTCTGATCTTTTTGCCGCAAAACTTATATGGCTTAGTAGGATCATTGCATTTCTGCCTGCACTGGCAGTGGCAGCCATTAACTATGAGAAAGGCAATCTTACTGAGGAGTACTGCCTCCCTGCGGTGCTTCTGAGCCTCTATTTTTGTCTTAAGTATTTCAAGGATGCCGAAGCCGGAAAAGGTTTTAAGCACCCGCTTTTGTACTCGCTCTTTTACGGCTCTGCCGTCGGGTTTATCTGCTTTATCAGGATAACGAATGCAGCGACTGTAGGAGCTATACTCGTTGTTATATTTCTCTTTCTCCTCCATAAAAGGGAGATTAAGAATGCCGTTTTGAACTTGTTGATGGTATTCACAGGTTTTGCGGCAGCATGCGCCGGTCCGTGTATCTTCTTTTACTCGAAAAACCTGCTCCCGGAAATGCTCAACCAGGTATTTGTTTTCGGTGCCACATATTCATCCGAGTTTACATTTGCGGAAAAGCTCCAGCGTTCCTTCTCTCATTATGGTTTCTACTTTTTGATCCTTTTGTTGCCTGTGGTTATATGTATCATTTACCGTGAGAAGTGGTATATGATGCTGTTAAGCCTTTTATCAGCGCTGTTACTTCTTTTTGCCGTAATCCTGGGCAATGCTTACGCGCACTATCTGATGCTCTTTATTCCGCATGTGGTGCTTGCCGTGGTTATTGCCATTAAGAACGGAAGCGGGGCATTTAAGACCAGGAAGAACATCATATGTGTGATCTGTTTTGCCCTTTTCTTTTCCATACATGTTGTAAGATTCACCAGGAAAGCCGCTTCTTTACAGAATTCTAATTCCGGTTCCGGCGGGGGTTCTTATGCACAAGATATCGTCTCGCACATTCCTGAGAATGAGCATGGCAGTGTCTATTGTTTCGGTAATGAATACTGGTCCAAATGGTATACATCAACTGGCACAATGCCTGCCAACAAATATATGGACTGGCAGTTGCATTATATTAAACTGATGCCTGAGATCGAGGATGAGATCGCGTCACAGATCGAAAATGACGGCTGTTTGTGGATAGTTGTTCCGGCAGAAGGCGAGTCAATATCTGACAAGGTCGATGCTGTCATTACCTCTAACTACGATATTGAATACTCGAACGAGAAATACATTCTCTATCACAGAGTGTGATGACCGTACTCTCTTAAGAATCGATATTTACGGCTTCAAGGTCACCAAGGCCTCTTTCGTCATGGCTCGTGACGATGAGAAGGCGGCCGTTTAAGCGCTCCTTTATGAAGTTGATGGTTTTTTCTCTGGCTTCGTCATCCAAGCCTGTCAGAGGCTCATCAAGTATTACGCATTCTGATTCGTGAAGCATCGCTCTTATAACGGCGAGGCGCCTCTTCATGCCGCCGGATAATTCACCGGCCTTCTTGTTCGGTGAGTCGGCAGGGAGGAGCTCTAATATCGCGGATGTCGCATCAGTTACCGATACGCCATCATTTACAGCTAAGATGTTCGTTAATACTGTCTCCTTCTCGAAAAGCCTGTTCTCCTGGAAACACACTGAAAAGCGCATATTATCAGGCTTTTTGATCTCGCCTTCATCAGGCTCAAGGAGTCCTAAGATCAGGCGGATGCAGGTCGTTTTGCCGATGCCTGAAGGGCCCTTTAAAAGATACATTCCGTCTTCGAAAACGGCGCTGAATGAATCCAGCACCTTCTTGTCATCAAATGATTTACTGACGTTCTTAAGTTCGATCATTTGAGCACCTTCTTTACTATGAACGAGATGAGCTTTTCGATGATGAATGCGCTTAATACGGCAACTAAGGTCCACGCGAGCATGTCGGATGTCGCGAGGTTGATCTTCGACCTGTAAAGGCCGTTGCCGATGGATCTTAAGGGCTGTCCGACTACCTCTGCGGTGATGCCTCCGCGAAAAGCCATTCCGATAGCAAGTGAAATGGCGCTCTTAACGTGGGAACTTACCGAAGGCAGATAGATATACTGGAACCTTTTCGATGCCTTCATCTGGAAAACATCTGCAAGTTCGAGCATCTTTTGGTCAGTTACCAGGAGGCCTTCAAGAATGTTTTTGTAGAAGATAGGAAAAGATATTATCGCCGATACGATTATCGTTACGAAGCTGCTTCCGGCCCAGATAAGGGCAATGATTATGAAGCTTACGATAGGGATCGATTTTACGACCGAAACGAAGGGCGAAAAGAATTCTCTTACGATGCCGATCTTATATGACAGGATCGCGAGTATTACGCCTGAGAACATACCGATGATGAAACCCAGTAAGATCTTGGCGACCGTCATGCCGACGGAAAGATAGAAAGATGAAGTGGAACCGAGAGTAATCAGGGCTTTGAACGTTTCGACCGGCCCTGACAGGAGGATGTTGTTATTTACAACAACAGACGCTGCCTGCCAAATGACAAGCCAGATCAAAACGATCAAAGTTGTCCTGATGTACTTCTTGTTCTTCATTAAGTCGCTTTTGTAGTGATCTCAGTGTCCGAATTATCGGGCTTGTAGAAATAGAATTCCTTCGGAGGGAGTTTGCCGCCGATTGATTTCGGATCAGCCTTATAGAGGACTTCGAGATAAGCGGAGAGTGTGGTCTTCATTGACTGGCCTGTGATGCAGGTAACACCGCACTCGGGGATAGCCTTCTTTGCGAGATCCTCATCAGCGATGATCTCTTTTGCAACGACAAGCTTTGCAGTCTTCTTGAGGTCAGTATCAACAGCATATGTGCTGAATTCGTGTTCCATGATGAACTGGACTACAGCGTCTCTGTGAGCTTCAAGGAACTCGTTTCTTACGATGGTAACGCCTGTAACCATGGAGCCGCCGTCAGATACTGCTGCCCACTCGTCATCGAGGGAGAAAGCAACGTTAAGATTCTTGTTTTTCGCGCAAGCAACTGTTACGAAAGGCTGGGGAAGTACTGCAATCTGGTTGGGATCTTCAGCGAGAACTGCTGCGACCTCAGTAGATTCAGACTTGAACTCGATCTCGATATCCTCATCTGTGATTCCGTTCTTGGAGAGGAGATATCTCAATGAGTATTCAGGTGTAGCGCCCTGGCCTGTTGTAATGACTTTCTGACCCTTAAGATCCTTTACGCATGTGATTCCCTTATTGCCTGTTACGCAGTAAAGAACGCCTGCTGTGTTGATGTCGATAACGCTTATTCCGCCGTTCGTCTTGTTGTAGAGAACGGATGCGAGGTTAGCAGGGATAAGAGCAATGTCGAGGTCTCCTGATACGACCTTGGCAGCGATCTCATCAGGTGCTGCTGACATCGTGAATTCATACTTTCCTTCAGACTTGCCCTGGGCTGCTTCGTCCATGAGGTTTACAAGACCTATAGTTGTAGGTCCTTTAAGAGAGCCTACTCTGATGACTGTATCATCTTTTGTTTTATTCTGTGCGCATCCTGCGAGCATTCCCAAAGAGAGAACTGCAGTAAGAATTGATGCGATAATCTTATTTTTCATAAGATTTCCTTCTTTCTAATATAAAATCGCTCTGATTATACACTCTTATTCGACAATTGGCATTTCTGTTGTATTATTAACGCAATGAAGCAAAAAAGAGGGTCAAATTATGTTTGGAAACGTATTTGATAATTTCGATATAAAATCACTTTTCGATACCACCACTACGCTCGGCCAGATCGTTGAGCTCGTCATATATGCCGTAATCGCTGCAGTGGCTACCACGGTGATCCTTCTTATCTACGGCAAGTTCGTAAAGAACAGGCTCAAGGCCAAGAACAATCTTACGATCCGATTCACACAGAACATCATCAGGGTTGCTATAATCCTCATCGCCGTTATCTGGGTCCTCGTAAGCTCGACAGCAACTACCGATATCGGTAAAGTCCTCTTCCAGGGAACTGCAATACTCGGTGCTGTTTTCGGTCTCGCTGCCCAGCCTGTATTGGGCGACTTCTTCAGCGGCATCGCCATCACTTTGAACAGACCTTTTGAGATCGGCGACTGGATCGAACTCGAAAACGGCACGGCAGGCGTAGTTGCTGATATTACACCCAGACATGTAGTCTTAAGAAGCCTTGGCACAGTTGAGATCATTGTCCCCAACAGCAAGATCAATGCGCTCATGATCAAGGACACGAGCTTCAAGAAATTAAGATCAACAAAGATGGAATTCAACGTTGCTTACGGCACCGATGTCGATAAAGCATCCGAGATCATCAAGAATGCGGTCACTGCTTCCGAACTTACTGTTCCTGCAAAAGATGAAGATTACGGTCCTGTATTCTTTGAAGCTTTTGCTGACAGCAGCCTCGTTCTCACAATGGTCGTTTACTACAAGCAGAGTACGTCAGGCCTTGAAGTTAAGACCGACGTCAACAAGCGCGTCAACGACGCATTCAATGAAGCCGGCATCGAGATTCCGTTCAACTACGTCAATGTTGTTATGCAGGGTAAGGATTAAAGGCAGGTGTTTTTTCACATAAGTTAAGGGGGTTCCGATGGCTGAATTAAAGGGTTATTCGTGTCCGAAGTGTGGAAGTTATCTTGATGTTGACAGAGACCGGGATGTGTTTGAATGCCCTTTCTGCGGAAACCGTTTTAATGCTCTTGTTTTCCACCGGGATGAACTGTTAGCGGAGGCCAGAAGGTTGGCACGAAGCGGAGATATAGGTCAGGCGATGGAAAAATACGAATACCTGCTAAATCTCCTGCCTGATGATTTTGACATTAAGAATGAATATGCATGTGCCGTAGACGGCATTAAGTCTTCCAAAGCCTTATCGATCGATCTTCCTAAGGAACCCGATCTTGTGGTTGCACACGAAAGACTGCGTGCACTTCTAATTAATGATAAGAGGTTCAGTTTAGGTCCGGGAGCAGATTACTTTGCAAAGCTCTGTGAGGTTCTTTCCCTTGAGGTTAAATACAAAGAGCTTTACGGAAAATACGAGAAGAAACTTAAAGAGGCTGAAGAAGCGAAAGGCGGCAAAGATAAACCGCTCAAATATATAGTTGCTATATACGCTGTCGCGGGCGGAATTCTTGCGTTTGGCTATTATGCTGAACTGAGAAAATACTACATAGCTTCTGACATACGTGCCACCTGGCCGCTCTGGACATACTTCTCGATACTGGCGGTCCTGATCATTGCATGTGTTGCCATATACTTTATTTCAGCCTGGAAAAATAAGGATCAGACCGCGCGGTACAACAAGTATAAAAAGAGCGCTGAAGACTTTTACAATAACGAAATAGTGCCTCTTCTGGAGTTATACAGACAAGGTGTTGATGAGCTCGAAAAGCTTAAGCCCGTTACAAATAAGAATGCAGAAGTTAATGGTGAAGATAAGACAGTTACTTCGCAAGCGTCAAAAAGCACTTCTGATCTGC includes:
- a CDS encoding Mg2+-importing ATPase, which encodes MKRKENTERRNEVEKTLLELSALDQKDLFAKYETDEYGLDPVQAADRLEEYGRNIIDFGKEKNLAVRIKDAIINPFNIVLLVVAMITFATDVVLADEPSFATFIMLVAVIIISATISFIQEEKSNNAAKKLQGMITTKLDVIRNDVEIEVDIEELVPGDIVKLASGDMIPGDVRFIETKDLFIDQSQLTGESNPVEKFTTSDKNVGVTDLANIGFMGSNIVSGSAKAIILLTGGDTYFGSMAKSLNSYEEKSAFERNLDSVSKLLIRFMLITVPVIFIANFITKGRGGWLESLMFGITIAVGIMPEMLPVIMNSSLARGAINMSRKKTIVKRLGAIQTFGEMDVFCTDKTGTLTQDEIILEKYMDVLGREDKRILRHAFLNSYFQTGLKNLMDVAIINRADKEDLGYLKEAYVREDEIPFDFTRRRMSVVLKDKNGKRQLITKGAVEEILSICSFIEIDGEVKDITDELKANAKKIAEENNLEGIRVIAVAQKNNVHGVDVFGVQDESEMVLIGFVGFLDPPKESAGEAINALRKNGVRTIVLTGDSEGVAINICGRLGFSTEMSLTGAKIEAMTDDELKEACEKCDIFSKLSPYQKQRVVKMFQVNGHTVGYMGDGINDSLPLKQADIGISVDNAVDIAKEVADIILLEKDLMVLDEGVVEGRSTFANMSKYLKMSVSGNFGNMFSVLIASIFLPFLPMLPVHILVQNLLNDFAQLGMPFDHVESKYIEKPKKWDLGGIKGFMVSFGLLSTVLDVLCFLVLWFIFGYNNPEMAGYFQCGWFMFGVISQTMVIHTIRTPKLPFIGDRASIQLTLSTLAVIAVTLVIGFTGVSTLFDLPTMPLSYVLWLVILMVVYMVFAQIMKVIYINRHKDWY
- a CDS encoding NitT/TauT family transport system substrate-binding protein, with the translated sequence MKNKIIASILTAVLSLGMLAGCAQNKTKDDTVIRVGSLKGPTTIGLVNLMDEAAQGKSEGKYEFTMSAAPDEIAAKVVSGDLDIALIPANLASVLYNKTNGGISVIDINTAGVLYCVTGNKGITCVKDLKGQKVITTGQGATPEYSLRYLLSKNGITDEDIEIEFKSESTEVAAVLAEDPNQIAVLPQPFVTVACAKNKNLNVAFSLDDEWAAVSDGGSMVTGVTIVRNEFLEAHRDAVVQFIMEHEFSTYAVDTDLKKTAKLVVAKEIIADEDLAKKAIPECGVTCITGQSMKTTLSAYLEVLYKADPKSIGGKLPPKEFYFYKPDNSDTEITTKAT
- a CDS encoding NitT/TauT family transport system ATP-binding protein, encoding MIELKNVSKSFDDKKVLDSFSAVFEDGMYLLKGPSGIGKTTCIRLILGLLEPDEGEIKKPDNMRFSVCFQENRLFEKETVLTNILAVNDGVSVTDATSAILELLPADSPNKKAGELSGGMKRRLAVIRAMLHESECVILDEPLTGLDDEAREKTINFIKERLNGRLLIVTSHDERGLGDLEAVNIDS
- a CDS encoding threonine/homoserine efflux transporter RhtA codes for the protein MGKTKNYLGDILIIIAGLFWGSMGIFVRHLNDLGFTSIQVACLRLVTAGILFALILLIKDRKGFKINPKDIPLFLALGLVSILFFTCCYFTAIRLMTMSTAAILLYTSPIWVMVLAIIFLKEKITLQKIIALVLAFAGCVLVSGFGGKVTVVGVLVGLGSGLGYGLYSIFGTFALKKYSPYTVTCYTFLIAGFGSIFVANPPDLIAKISAVDNKLSLFGFVLLTAVVTAVIPFLLYTLGLNKTTAGRAAVLATVEPAAATLFGFFVMGETVGLVAIVGIILVFAAIAVLSLRKEKA
- a CDS encoding NitT/TauT family transport system permease protein is translated as MKNKKYIRTTLIVLIWLVIWQAASVVVNNNILLSGPVETFKALITLGSTSSFYLSVGMTVAKILLGFIIGMFSGVILAILSYKIGIVREFFSPFVSVVKSIPIVSFIIIALIWAGSSFVTIIVSAIISFPIFYKNILEGLLVTDQKMLELADVFQMKASKRFQYIYLPSVSSHVKSAISLAIGMAFRGGITAEVVGQPLRSIGNGLYRSKINLATSDMLAWTLVAVLSAFIIEKLISFIVKKVLK
- a CDS encoding small conductance mechanosensitive channel, whose translation is MFGNVFDNFDIKSLFDTTTTLGQIVELVIYAVIAAVATTVILLIYGKFVKNRLKAKNNLTIRFTQNIIRVAIILIAVIWVLVSSTATTDIGKVLFQGTAILGAVFGLAAQPVLGDFFSGIAITLNRPFEIGDWIELENGTAGVVADITPRHVVLRSLGTVEIIVPNSKINALMIKDTSFKKLRSTKMEFNVAYGTDVDKASEIIKNAVTASELTVPAKDEDYGPVFFEAFADSSLVLTMVVYYKQSTSGLEVKTDVNKRVNDAFNEAGIEIPFNYVNVVMQGKD
- a CDS encoding transcriptional regulator with XRE-family HTH domain; amino-acid sequence: MDKYVTGAVIRKLRENKKMTQEELAEKLFVSSKAVSKWETGQGFPDVSLIEPLAKALGISVIELLSGEDIKNINRASNMNRCKFYVCPVCGNVIEATGEAVVSCCGITLPPLEAEACDAEHQIKKETVEDEYYVTLDHPMTKEHYISFIAAVSDDGIQLKKLYPEGPCEARFRIRAVRKIYAFCNRHGLFLLKM
- a CDS encoding VanZ like protein; this encodes MRVIPYVYIAAVYTAIYLLVRAAVSIRNKRIDWKRERLHILMYINLLVIIYFTFSPLLLDPDAVFNCRINLIPFVYLLDYENEAHMIFNVFGNILMFVPTGIILPVLYKRLDNCFKVVGTGFLMSLAIEILQLPFADRTSDVDDLIMNTLGVAIGYVLYMIVHYARNLGKQKASLSGGSRA